The Neobacillus sp. OS1-2 genome includes a window with the following:
- the thpR gene encoding RNA 2',3'-cyclic phosphodiesterase — translation MEQQRTHFFFAVRIPKETKRIMKDHMEELKETFPFSRWVHHQDLHITLAFLGAADPKRLTAAEKNVKQTLKEGKSIPLKMNKLGIFGQEDSPRIFWVDTEESTELKAIRNKVFSACERAGFQLETRPFRPHITLARKWNGAEPFQKKLLERWNELQPEPLFFQANEIVLYQTHLKQSPKYEAIATFPLQT, via the coding sequence ATGGAACAACAACGAACTCATTTTTTCTTTGCGGTAAGAATTCCTAAGGAAACAAAACGAATCATGAAAGACCATATGGAAGAATTGAAGGAAACCTTCCCTTTTAGCCGTTGGGTACATCATCAAGATTTGCATATTACGCTGGCCTTCCTGGGTGCTGCTGATCCTAAAAGGCTAACCGCGGCAGAAAAAAATGTGAAACAGACCTTAAAAGAGGGAAAGTCAATACCATTGAAAATGAACAAACTGGGAATTTTCGGTCAAGAAGATTCACCGCGTATATTTTGGGTGGATACGGAGGAAAGTACGGAGCTAAAAGCAATTAGAAATAAAGTATTTTCAGCCTGTGAGAGGGCGGGATTTCAACTGGAAACAAGGCCATTCAGGCCCCATATCACCCTAGCAAGAAAGTGGAACGGGGCAGAGCCATTTCAAAAGAAGTTATTAGAACGATGGAATGAGTTACAGCCTGAACCCCTATTCTTTCAGGCAAATGAAATCGTTTTATATCAAACACATCTCAAGCAATCACCAAAATATGAAGCAATCGCCACATTTCCATTACAAACATAA
- the speD gene encoding adenosylmethionine decarboxylase: MRLTHEQAIELHGFNNLTKSLSFNMYDICFTKTREEREAYLNYIDEQYSGERLQKILTHVSDIIGAHVLNVASQDFEPAGASVTLLVSEGPVANAPSESFEESPGPLPESVVMQLDKSHITVHTYPEFHPDEGISTFRADIDVSTCGEISPLKALHYLIRAFETDVMTIDYRVRGFTRDKTGHKLFIDHEINSIQNYIPEDVGELFDMIDVNVYQEHIFHTKCKLREFDLNNYLFGYTKEKLTPDEHIEITERLKQEMDEIFYGKNIVP, translated from the coding sequence ATGAGACTTACACATGAACAGGCCATTGAGTTACATGGCTTCAATAACCTTACGAAGTCACTAAGCTTTAATATGTATGACATTTGTTTTACAAAAACGCGGGAAGAGCGGGAAGCGTATTTAAACTATATTGATGAACAATATAGTGGGGAAAGATTGCAGAAAATATTAACACATGTTTCCGATATAATTGGTGCCCATGTTCTTAATGTAGCAAGTCAGGATTTTGAACCGGCGGGGGCAAGTGTGACTTTGTTGGTATCAGAAGGCCCGGTTGCCAATGCCCCTTCAGAGTCCTTTGAGGAATCCCCGGGTCCGCTCCCGGAATCAGTAGTCATGCAGTTAGATAAAAGCCATATTACAGTCCATACATATCCGGAATTTCATCCTGATGAAGGGATCAGTACATTTCGGGCGGATATTGATGTCTCCACCTGTGGTGAGATTTCGCCGCTTAAGGCACTCCATTATTTAATCCGGGCGTTTGAGACAGATGTTATGACGATCGATTACCGTGTTCGCGGTTTTACAAGGGATAAAACGGGGCACAAGCTATTTATTGACCACGAAATCAACTCGATTCAGAATTACATTCCAGAAGATGTTGGCGAGTTATTCGATATGATTGACGTCAATGTCTATCAGGAGCATATTTTTCACACAAAATGTAAGCTGCGTGAATTTGATTTAAATAACTATTTATTTGGTTATACGAAAGAGAAGCTAACACCAGATGAACATATTGAAATTACCGAAAGATTGAAGCAAGAGATGGATGAAATTTTTTATGGAAAAAATATCGTTCCATGA
- a CDS encoding diacylglycerol kinase family lipid kinase, whose protein sequence is MKHIYFIVNPKARNGYCLKIWERIEEQVRIEKLSYLAVFTEYPGHAQHLASQIATKNREQKLIIAVGGDGTMHEVMNGIVKEKNITLGFIPGGSGNDFSRGFQLPADPVEALQVILRLMKQEAVHIDIGKVMTGNTNEHFFINNMGAGFDAVISYEVNHSRMKALLNKLSLGRLVYVYFLLKKLFTYKTSTIDLSIDGNKHIFEQTWFVTVSNQPYYGGGMQIAPNAVPDDGLFDITVVHQLSRLKLLLVFISVFWGKHTHFKEVKTFKGSVISIHSPAALYAHADGEHIGFTPLSIHLQPKVLGVLTRRPKREEIQLKERKSNDFC, encoded by the coding sequence ATGAAGCATATTTATTTTATTGTGAATCCTAAAGCAAGAAACGGCTACTGCCTTAAAATATGGGAGAGAATTGAAGAACAAGTAAGGATTGAAAAATTATCCTATCTCGCAGTGTTTACCGAATATCCTGGACACGCTCAACACCTTGCCAGCCAAATTGCAACTAAGAATCGAGAGCAAAAGTTGATCATTGCCGTTGGCGGTGATGGAACGATGCACGAGGTGATGAATGGAATCGTTAAGGAAAAGAATATTACACTTGGCTTTATTCCCGGCGGCTCCGGAAATGATTTTTCAAGAGGGTTTCAATTACCTGCTGATCCAGTAGAAGCATTACAAGTCATTCTCCGTTTGATGAAGCAAGAGGCGGTACACATCGATATTGGGAAAGTAATGACGGGGAATACGAATGAGCATTTCTTTATTAATAATATGGGGGCAGGATTTGATGCCGTTATTTCCTATGAGGTTAACCATTCACGGATGAAGGCACTGCTTAATAAACTTTCACTAGGCAGGCTGGTTTATGTCTATTTTCTATTAAAAAAACTATTTACTTACAAAACATCAACAATTGATTTATCAATTGACGGGAATAAGCATATATTTGAACAAACATGGTTTGTGACCGTTTCCAACCAGCCTTATTATGGCGGTGGAATGCAGATTGCCCCGAATGCTGTGCCTGATGATGGACTTTTTGATATTACCGTTGTCCATCAATTATCGCGGTTAAAGTTGCTTCTCGTTTTTATTAGTGTTTTCTGGGGTAAGCATACCCATTTTAAAGAGGTCAAAACCTTTAAAGGAAGTGTAATTTCGATTCATTCTCCGGCCGCCCTGTATGCTCATGCAGATGGGGAACATATCGGGTTTACACCACTCTCCATTCATCTTCAACCCAAAGTGTTGGGAGTGTTAACTAGAAGACCCAAGAGAGAAGAAATTCAGTTAAAGGAGAGGAAATCGAATGATTTCTGCTGA
- a CDS encoding DUF2935 domain-containing protein, whose product MQFYYGSQMPLRILDEAEFWKHQEEEHTVVIRELVSGLEPEFVDALKKWEQALGETHKQVVSFIESVIRSGSQVSNQLYQQVLQLVSYCLEESESFIQLCEQIKTHSQAVSGNHTAKVVLNHIIRESEYFVGIARALLSSGQ is encoded by the coding sequence ATGCAATTTTACTATGGATCGCAAATGCCGCTGCGTATTTTGGATGAGGCAGAATTTTGGAAGCATCAGGAAGAGGAACATACGGTTGTTATTCGCGAGCTGGTGTCAGGACTGGAGCCTGAGTTTGTCGATGCCTTGAAAAAATGGGAACAAGCTCTTGGGGAAACACACAAACAGGTTGTCAGTTTCATTGAATCCGTCATTCGGTCGGGTTCACAGGTATCAAATCAATTGTATCAGCAGGTGCTCCAGCTCGTCTCCTATTGCTTGGAGGAGAGTGAATCATTTATTCAATTATGTGAGCAAATCAAGACACATAGCCAAGCAGTCAGCGGTAATCATACGGCTAAAGTAGTTTTAAATCATATCATTCGTGAATCCGAGTATTTTGTGGGTATAGCTCGGGCGCTGCTTTCCAGCGGTCAATAA
- a CDS encoding DNA starvation/stationary phase protection protein: MTIEQVLNQQIANWNVLYTKLHHFHWYVKGPHFFTLHAKFEELYEEATATMDEFAEQLLAIGGSPVSTLKEVLQLATIEETNEKVSAEEMVQAVIHDFTLIIDELKAGMEVAEQVNDEVTSDMFLGLIGKLTKHNWMLKSFLNA, translated from the coding sequence ATGACAATCGAACAAGTACTTAACCAACAAATCGCAAACTGGAACGTATTATACACAAAATTACACCATTTTCACTGGTATGTTAAAGGACCTCACTTCTTTACCCTGCATGCCAAATTTGAAGAACTATACGAAGAAGCAACAGCAACGATGGATGAATTTGCCGAACAATTACTGGCAATTGGCGGCAGCCCCGTTTCAACTTTAAAAGAGGTGCTTCAACTTGCTACAATCGAAGAAACCAATGAAAAGGTATCAGCTGAAGAAATGGTACAAGCAGTGATTCACGACTTTACTCTAATCATTGATGAATTAAAAGCCGGGATGGAAGTAGCGGAGCAAGTTAATGACGAAGTGACCAGCGATATGTTCCTTGGACTTATTGGCAAGCTTACTAAGCATAATTGGATGTTGAAGTCCTTTCTGAATGCTTAA
- a CDS encoding metalloregulator ArsR/SmtB family transcription factor, with translation MVASSAKHDVFQAIADPTRRKLLKLLSTEEMPVTAISGHFPMSRTAVSKHLRVLADAGLVKERKVGRETRYKLHPEPLVELKDWLQYFELFWENKLTALKLFVESDDQDE, from the coding sequence ATGGTTGCGTCATCAGCAAAGCATGATGTCTTTCAAGCCATCGCTGATCCAACAAGACGGAAGTTGTTGAAACTTCTTAGCACGGAAGAAATGCCTGTCACTGCCATTAGCGGACACTTCCCAATGAGCCGGACTGCTGTTTCTAAACATTTGCGTGTGTTAGCAGATGCTGGATTAGTGAAGGAGCGGAAAGTCGGCAGAGAAACACGGTACAAGCTTCATCCAGAGCCGCTAGTTGAATTAAAAGATTGGCTCCAGTATTTTGAACTATTTTGGGAAAATAAGCTAACAGCACTGAAATTGTTTGTGGAGTCGGATGATCAGGATGAATAA
- a CDS encoding AAA family ATPase — protein MLTTQYIRSIQIKRDEIPSLKKYPFNLPSLKALDELSFHPKVTFLIGENGMGKSTLLEAIAVALGFNPEGGSFNFNFSTFDSHSSLSDYLKLIKGIEKPKDGFFLRAESFYNVASNIEELDQAGGGRPIIDSFGGLSLHEQSHGEAFFATFLHRFGGNGLYLLDEPEAALSPLRQMSMLTRIHDLVNENSQFIIATHSPIIMAYPDAKIFEFSEEGIRECKLEETNHYRIMKQFFDDKNRMLHHLLNS, from the coding sequence ATGTTAACCACTCAATATATAAGAAGTATCCAAATAAAGCGAGATGAAATCCCTTCTTTAAAAAAATACCCCTTCAACCTGCCGAGTTTGAAGGCATTAGACGAACTTTCTTTTCATCCGAAGGTGACGTTTCTTATTGGTGAAAATGGGATGGGTAAATCCACTTTGCTTGAGGCGATTGCCGTTGCTTTGGGCTTCAATCCGGAGGGCGGTTCGTTTAATTTTAACTTTTCCACCTTTGACTCCCATTCATCACTTAGTGACTATCTCAAATTGATCAAAGGGATTGAAAAACCGAAGGATGGCTTTTTCTTGCGCGCAGAAAGTTTTTATAATGTGGCTTCAAACATTGAGGAATTGGATCAGGCAGGTGGCGGCCGGCCAATCATTGATTCCTTTGGCGGTCTATCCTTGCATGAACAGTCACATGGCGAGGCATTTTTTGCTACGTTTCTTCATCGCTTCGGAGGAAACGGACTCTATCTTTTGGACGAACCAGAAGCAGCCCTTTCACCTCTCCGGCAAATGTCGATGCTGACGCGGATTCACGACTTGGTTAACGAGAACTCCCAATTTATTATTGCTACCCATTCGCCGATCATCATGGCGTATCCGGATGCAAAAATCTTCGAATTCAGCGAAGAAGGAATTCGAGAGTGCAAACTCGAAGAAACAAACCATTATCGGATAATGAAGCAATTTTTTGATGATAAAAATCGAATGCTGCATCATTTGTTAAATAGTTAA
- a CDS encoding TolB domain-containing protein, which yields MKKKLCFVLMFLLLLPMSLVNAETVNENSVKVAFIRDGFLWTKMNGKEEKITKVPGKYDYPPQWSHDGNWIAYQVEAKKKLNSNMESQTEIWVYHLKTKKHKRITLDGTNPKWSPVENILAFKSGGVLNVSNLEHFYNIALGVGDYNWYPDGRSFITASGASLRPDGWTNPVLFQIRLEKNFAKLTSLTKNVKKLYTIPSELKKGNRSLLAIDAYKFQFSPDGKWISFVVSPTASWSMDSNFVCVISSDGQNFEVMDEMNGDSIVKWSFHKNRLGYIAGGGRIVFGFKDKNMKVTELPTFNSISLTPPKFAELGFTWMSNHSLVVSRVKESPWSNDAKQRPDPSLFLIKIDEQKQTQITHPPKDYGDYDPIYIPAVKKLSWLRFTDLVDLQRDLWIADQNGENARIWIKNVNGYDSFSKN from the coding sequence ATGAAAAAAAAGCTTTGTTTCGTACTGATGTTTCTATTATTGCTGCCAATGAGTTTGGTAAACGCAGAAACGGTCAATGAAAATAGCGTAAAGGTAGCGTTTATTAGAGACGGTTTTCTCTGGACAAAAATGAACGGCAAGGAGGAAAAAATCACAAAGGTACCAGGTAAGTACGATTATCCGCCCCAATGGTCACATGATGGAAATTGGATTGCTTATCAAGTGGAAGCGAAAAAAAAACTAAATTCTAACATGGAATCCCAAACAGAAATATGGGTGTATCACCTGAAAACGAAAAAGCACAAACGGATTACACTTGATGGAACCAACCCTAAATGGTCGCCAGTTGAGAATATCCTGGCTTTTAAAAGCGGTGGTGTCCTAAATGTATCGAACCTTGAGCACTTTTATAATATTGCGTTAGGTGTAGGTGATTATAACTGGTACCCGGATGGCCGCTCGTTCATTACAGCTTCAGGTGCTTCGCTTAGACCCGATGGATGGACAAACCCTGTCCTATTTCAAATTAGACTTGAAAAAAATTTTGCGAAACTCACCAGCTTGACCAAAAACGTGAAAAAGCTTTATACCATTCCTAGTGAATTGAAAAAGGGGAATAGGAGCTTGTTAGCAATTGACGCCTATAAATTCCAATTTTCTCCTGATGGAAAATGGATTTCTTTTGTTGTCAGTCCCACGGCTTCATGGTCAATGGATAGCAATTTTGTCTGTGTGATTTCGTCTGATGGTCAAAACTTCGAAGTAATGGATGAAATGAATGGGGACTCTATTGTAAAATGGTCATTCCACAAAAATCGCTTAGGCTATATTGCCGGCGGCGGCAGAATTGTTTTTGGATTTAAGGATAAAAATATGAAGGTAACCGAACTACCTACTTTTAATTCCATTAGCCTTACACCACCAAAGTTTGCGGAACTAGGATTTACATGGATGAGTAATCATTCATTAGTTGTTTCACGAGTAAAAGAAAGTCCATGGTCGAATGATGCTAAGCAGCGGCCAGACCCATCATTATTTTTAATCAAGATCGACGAACAAAAACAAACACAAATAACCCATCCCCCTAAGGACTATGGGGATTACGATCCTATTTATATTCCCGCAGTGAAAAAATTATCATGGTTGCGTTTCACGGATCTTGTTGATTTACAGAGGGACCTTTGGATTGCCGACCAAAATGGTGAAAACGCAAGGATTTGGATAAAAAATGTTAATGGGTATGACTCTTTTTCAAAAAATTAA
- a CDS encoding DeoR family transcriptional regulator, with the protein MKPSTNRMLNRIKCIYMFIRNNGTVTTQELVEEFGITPRTIQRDLNVLAYNDLVISPSRGKWTTTQKKVKMSS; encoded by the coding sequence TTGAAACCTTCAACTAACCGGATGTTAAACCGCATCAAATGTATCTACATGTTTATTCGCAATAACGGCACTGTCACGACCCAAGAACTTGTAGAGGAATTTGGTATCACTCCTCGCACCATACAACGAGATTTAAATGTCTTAGCCTATAATGACTTGGTCATAAGCCCAAGCCGCGGAAAATGGACGACAACACAAAAGAAAGTGAAGATGTCATCTTAA
- a CDS encoding SRPBCC domain-containing protein, whose translation MENQTQTLEDIRYTLVYNAPISKVWNAVSTSEGLAAWFMPNDMEPVEGHKFHLNAGQFGMSPCKVTKVDPPNSLSFNWGKDWTLTFELKEVDGKTEFTLIHGGWDVNKVTEFGAPHTPIRDNMNQGWAGLVQKLQAYVEA comes from the coding sequence ATGGAAAATCAAACACAAACATTAGAAGACATTCGCTACACCCTAGTATACAATGCACCCATTTCGAAGGTATGGAATGCAGTTTCCACTTCAGAAGGCTTAGCAGCTTGGTTCATGCCCAATGATATGGAGCCTGTGGAAGGTCATAAATTTCATCTAAATGCCGGACAATTTGGGATGTCTCCATGTAAGGTAACAAAGGTCGATCCGCCTAACAGCCTATCGTTCAATTGGGGAAAAGATTGGACACTTACATTTGAATTAAAGGAAGTGGACGGCAAAACAGAATTTACCCTCATACATGGCGGTTGGGATGTTAATAAAGTTACTGAGTTTGGTGCGCCTCATACTCCAATCCGTGACAATATGAATCAGGGCTGGGCAGGTCTTGTTCAAAAATTACAAGCATATGTTGAGGCGTAA
- the pepV gene encoding dipeptidase PepV, with the protein MTEINWMSEVEKRKDSLIKDTQGLLHIKSLLDEENTSPDAPLGQGVKDALDYMLQLGEKDGFTPKNVGNLAGHLEFGEGTELLGILCHVDVVPEGDGWTSDPFGAEIRDGKIYARGALDDKGPTMAAYYAMKIVKELSLPLKKRVRMIIGTDEESNWRCVEHYFQQEEMPTVGFAPDADFPIINAEKGIADFDMVQTGSVKEGSTATGIKIESFVSGKRYNMVPDHAKATLLVKEQQEEVVQQFITYMKKVELEYNYRIQNEELILEVVGVSAHGMEPRNGKNAGLFLAEFLSKQAIEANAAHYFRFLSRYFFDDSRGVNLGVSYSDEISGELTINPGKLSFTAETGGSIGMTCRYPVTNNMEETKAKLDALLIDEGFSIENFSDSKPHHVDEQEFLIQTLKKVYEEQTGEKAELIAIGGGTYARSLKAGVAFGPLFPGRPDIAHQKDEYMYIEDLLKATAIYAQAIYELGKTE; encoded by the coding sequence ATGACAGAGATTAATTGGATGAGTGAGGTTGAAAAAAGAAAAGATTCATTAATTAAGGATACACAAGGATTATTACATATTAAAAGTCTTTTAGACGAGGAAAATACCTCACCTGACGCACCACTTGGACAAGGGGTGAAGGATGCACTTGATTACATGCTCCAACTTGGGGAAAAGGATGGATTCACGCCGAAAAATGTAGGCAATCTTGCTGGTCATCTCGAATTTGGTGAGGGAACAGAACTACTGGGAATTCTTTGCCATGTAGATGTTGTGCCAGAAGGGGATGGCTGGACAAGTGATCCCTTTGGAGCGGAAATTCGTGATGGAAAGATTTACGCTCGTGGTGCGCTTGATGACAAGGGGCCGACAATGGCAGCCTATTATGCGATGAAAATTGTTAAAGAACTTAGCCTGCCGCTTAAAAAGCGCGTCCGGATGATTATTGGAACTGATGAAGAAAGCAATTGGCGTTGTGTCGAGCATTATTTTCAGCAGGAAGAAATGCCAACAGTAGGATTCGCCCCTGATGCAGATTTCCCAATTATTAATGCGGAAAAAGGAATTGCTGATTTTGATATGGTTCAGACGGGATCAGTAAAAGAAGGATCAACTGCGACAGGTATTAAGATTGAAAGTTTTGTTTCTGGAAAAAGATACAATATGGTTCCGGATCATGCCAAGGCTACCCTGCTTGTAAAGGAACAACAAGAGGAAGTAGTACAGCAATTTATTACCTACATGAAGAAAGTTGAATTGGAATATAATTATCGTATCCAAAACGAGGAGCTAATTTTAGAAGTCGTTGGCGTTTCTGCACATGGCATGGAGCCGAGAAATGGGAAAAATGCCGGGTTATTTTTAGCGGAATTTCTTTCAAAACAAGCGATAGAGGCAAATGCTGCTCATTATTTCCGATTCCTTTCCCGGTATTTCTTTGATGATTCAAGGGGTGTGAATCTTGGGGTTTCCTATTCGGACGAGATTTCCGGAGAATTAACGATTAATCCTGGAAAACTTAGCTTTACTGCTGAAACTGGCGGCAGTATTGGGATGACATGCCGATACCCCGTAACAAATAATATGGAAGAAACCAAGGCAAAGTTGGATGCACTTTTGATAGACGAGGGCTTTTCGATTGAAAACTTTTCTGATTCAAAACCGCATCATGTGGATGAACAGGAATTCCTGATTCAAACCTTAAAAAAGGTGTATGAAGAACAAACAGGAGAAAAAGCAGAATTGATTGCCATTGGCGGCGGTACGTATGCCCGCTCCTTAAAAGCAGGAGTCGCATTTGGTCCATTATTTCCCGGAAGGCCAGATATCGCCCATCAAAAAGATGAATATATGTATATTGAAGACTTGTTAAAAGCAACGGCCATCTATGCTCAGGCTATTTATGAATTAGGAAAAACTGAATAG
- a CDS encoding pseudouridine synthase encodes MRIDKMLANLGYGSRKEVKQLLKGGAVKVDDIVVKDAKQHVDTAKQTVTLNGEVVEYREFIYLMMNKPQGVLSATEDNCCETVIDLLEMEDQVYEPFPVGRLDKDTEGLLLITNDGQLAHKLLSPKKHVPKKYFAVIDSEVTEKDIEVFAKGVTLDDGYETKPGELKILKSGIRSDIELTITEGKFHQVKRMFEAVGKKVVYLKRISMGPLPLDETLELGEYRELTDEEVELLREYQVK; translated from the coding sequence TTGAGAATTGATAAAATGCTGGCGAACCTAGGTTACGGTAGCCGCAAGGAAGTCAAGCAGCTGCTCAAAGGCGGTGCGGTTAAGGTTGACGATATTGTTGTCAAGGATGCCAAGCAACATGTCGATACCGCCAAACAAACGGTCACCTTAAATGGTGAAGTGGTAGAATACAGGGAATTTATTTATTTAATGATGAACAAGCCGCAAGGAGTATTATCAGCAACAGAGGATAATTGCTGCGAGACCGTCATCGATTTGTTGGAGATGGAGGATCAGGTATATGAGCCATTCCCAGTCGGTCGGTTGGACAAGGATACGGAAGGATTGCTGCTGATCACGAATGACGGTCAATTGGCACACAAGTTGCTTTCTCCGAAAAAACATGTGCCAAAGAAGTATTTCGCAGTGATTGATAGTGAGGTAACGGAGAAGGATATTGAGGTCTTCGCGAAAGGTGTAACCTTGGACGACGGCTACGAAACAAAGCCCGGCGAATTAAAAATCTTAAAATCCGGCATCCGCTCCGATATTGAACTAACCATTACCGAAGGCAAATTTCATCAGGTGAAAAGAATGTTTGAAGCTGTTGGAAAAAAGGTCGTTTATCTTAAGCGGATTTCAATGGGCCCACTTCCGTTAGATGAAACACTTGAGCTTGGTGAATACCGGGAATTAACGGATGAAGAAGTCGAGCTATTGAGAGAGTATCAAGTAAAATAG
- a CDS encoding amino acid permease → MENNHQDLKKGLLPRHVQFIALAGMIGTGIFKGSSDTLSIAGPSVIVAYLIGGLLLFIIMAALGEMALAFPNMNVQHLVNKAFGFQVSFLVGWLYWINWIIVTVVELLAAGSFLQFWFPTIPLWLLSLLCAVVIVGINSFQVKYYGELEFWFAGIKIIALVAFIFLGCFLLFGLIPSTIQDPFSNYTAHGGFFPHGLGGTFSAFLVVMFSYGGAELIGVAVTETKDAERVLPKIIKGAVWRVIIFYIFPILIICGMMPWDKVGGADSPFVQVFTSTGLPGAAHIMNFVLLTAVLSAANSGIYATSRTLFSMAQSGVAPKGLAKLSTKGIPLTGIMITSVCIIAGVYLAYLTPSQVISYLMTIPGFTVMIIWISICAAQLKLRPHYKNQPAFKVKWFPFTTIFAIISLSVIFIGFLLNPNNVIGSTVCILTIGILIILSFVNRKTGANEITI, encoded by the coding sequence ATGGAGAATAATCATCAGGACTTAAAAAAAGGGCTATTGCCGAGGCATGTGCAGTTCATTGCATTAGCGGGTATGATTGGAACAGGGATTTTTAAAGGAAGCTCAGATACGTTAAGTATCGCTGGGCCAAGCGTTATAGTAGCCTATTTAATTGGCGGTCTATTGTTATTTATTATTATGGCTGCATTAGGAGAAATGGCTTTGGCTTTTCCCAATATGAATGTGCAGCATCTCGTCAATAAAGCTTTTGGCTTCCAGGTATCCTTTCTGGTCGGATGGCTTTACTGGATCAATTGGATTATCGTAACCGTTGTTGAACTATTAGCAGCAGGTAGTTTTTTGCAGTTCTGGTTTCCTACAATCCCATTATGGCTGCTAAGTCTTCTCTGTGCCGTCGTCATCGTAGGTATCAATTCATTTCAAGTCAAATATTACGGGGAACTTGAGTTTTGGTTTGCGGGAATCAAGATTATTGCCCTAGTTGCCTTTATATTTCTAGGCTGCTTTCTTCTTTTTGGACTAATTCCTAGTACCATACAGGATCCATTTTCAAACTACACCGCACATGGCGGATTTTTTCCACACGGTTTAGGTGGAACATTTAGCGCATTTTTGGTTGTGATGTTTTCTTATGGCGGTGCAGAATTAATCGGGGTTGCGGTAACTGAAACAAAAGATGCAGAACGAGTATTACCGAAAATCATTAAAGGAGCCGTTTGGCGTGTTATTATATTTTATATTTTTCCAATCCTGATCATCTGCGGCATGATGCCTTGGGACAAGGTTGGTGGTGCCGACAGTCCTTTCGTACAGGTATTCACTAGTACCGGTTTACCCGGGGCAGCGCATATTATGAACTTTGTGTTATTAACAGCCGTCCTTTCGGCTGCCAATTCCGGAATATATGCTACATCAAGAACGCTGTTTTCGATGGCTCAAAGCGGTGTGGCTCCAAAGGGGTTAGCAAAATTATCTACTAAAGGAATTCCATTAACAGGAATTATGATTACAAGTGTTTGTATTATAGCAGGTGTTTACCTAGCCTACCTAACACCAAGCCAAGTTATTAGCTATCTCATGACCATCCCAGGTTTTACGGTTATGATCATTTGGATCAGCATTTGTGCCGCTCAATTAAAATTACGGCCACATTATAAAAATCAACCGGCATTTAAGGTGAAGTGGTTCCCATTTACGACCATTTTCGCGATTATTTCGTTGAGTGTGATCTTTATTGGATTTTTGTTAAATCCAAATAATGTGATCGGTTCAACCGTTTGTATTCTAACCATTGGAATTCTTATCATTCTTTCGTTTGTTAATAGGAAAACGGGGGCTAATGAGATTACTATTTAG